In Primulina eburnea isolate SZY01 chromosome 14, ASM2296580v1, whole genome shotgun sequence, the following proteins share a genomic window:
- the LOC140813013 gene encoding protein NUCLEAR FUSION DEFECTIVE 4-like: MGLQFSPTSPTGKWLGFVTAVWVQAISGNNYTFSNYSGALKTLMALTQLQLNNLSVAKDVGKAFGILAGLASDRLPTPVILLIGSVEGVVGYGVQWLVVSGRIQPLPYWAMCIFLCMGGNSTTWMNTAILVTCIRNFRKNRGPVSGILKGYVGLSTAIFTDLCSALFADDPSKFLLMLALIPLVVCMSAIVFLREIPPSSSAAAEAEDDKFFGVVNVLAVMIAIYLLAFDLTGTHGRLFSQVFAVILLVLLASPLAIPIYIWAKNLIRSNSNTADVEREISKPLLIASKVETEAVVDQKKRPVLGGEHTIFEALSTVDFWILFVSFLCGVGTGLAVMNNLGQMGLALGYSDVSIFVSLTSIWGFFGRILSGSVSEYFIKRAGTPRPIWNAASQILMAVGYITMAMALPGSLYVGSIVVGICYGVRLAVTVPTASELFGLKYYGLIYNILILNLPLGSFLFSGLLAGLLYDAQATETASGGNTCVGGHCYRMVFVVMAIACIIGFGLDVWLSVRTKSIYSKIYATRKTKKSFNGLS, from the exons ATGGGTTTGCAGTTCTCGCCTACGTCTCCCACCGGTAAATGGCTGGGGTTCGTCACTGCCGTATGGGTGCAGGCAATCTCCGGCAACAATTACACATTCTCTAACTATTCTGGTGCACTTAAAACCCTTATGGCGCTCACACAGCTCCAGCTCAACAATCTGTCCGTCGCAAAAGATGTGGGAAAAGCGTTTGGAATTCTTGCCGGACTCGCCTCCGACCGACTTCCTACACCTGTCATCCTTCTCATAGGCTCCGTCGAAGGGGTCGTCGGGTACGGCGTTCAGTGGCTAGTCGTCAGCGGCCGCATCCAACCACTTCCATATTGGGCT ATGTGCATATTTCTGTGTATGGGAGGAAACAGCACGACATGGATGAACACGGCTATTCTGGTGACGTGTATTCGCAATTTCCGTAAAAACCGGGGTCCGGTTTCAGGGATTCTGAAAGGTTACGTCGGTTTAAGCACCGCGATTTTCACCGACCTTTGTTCCGCGCTTTTCGCCGATGACCCATCCAAATTCCTGCTAATGCTGGCTCTAATTCCCTTGGTAGTTTGCATGAGCGCCATCGTTTTCCTTCGTGAGATTCCTCCCTCGTCCTCCGCCGCCGCGGAAGCCGAAGATGACAAATTTTTCGGGGTAGTTAACGTTCTCGCTGTTATGATCGCGATTTACTTGTTAGCTTTCGATCTTACAGGAACTCACGGCCGTCTGTTTTCGCAAGTATTTGCTGTCATACTTTTGGTTTTATTAGCTTCTCCTCTAGCAATTCCGATATACATCTGGGCTAAGAACTTGATCCGGTCGAATTCGAATACAGCCGACGTAGAACGAGAAATCTCTAAACCACTTCTGATAGCATCAAAGGTGGAAACAGAGGCGGTGGTAGATCAGAAGAAACGGCCGGTGCTGGGGGGCGAGCACACCATATTCGAGGCTTTGAGCACTGTGGATTTTTGGATCTTGTTTGTGTCGTTTTTATGTGGAGTCGGTACAGGACTCGCCGTGATGAATAATTTGGGCCAAATGGGCTTGGCACTCGGGTATTCTGATGTATCCATTTTCGTTTCGTTGACCAGCATCTGGGGATTTTTCGGGCGGATCCTTTCCGGGTCGGTTTCGGAATACTTCATCAA GAGGGCTGGAACGCCTAGACCAATATGGAATGCAGCATCTCAGATTCTAATGGCTGTGGGATATATCACGATGGCCATGGCTCTGCCAGGATCACTCTATGTCGGTTCCATAGTGGTCGGGATTTGTTACGGAGTTCGCCTTGCTGTCACAGTTCCTACTGCATCAGAGCTATTTGGCCTGAAATACTATGGTCTCATTTACAACATTCTTATCCTCAACCTTCCACTCGGCTCGTTCCTCTTCTCTGGATTGCTCGCGGGACTCTTGTATGATGCACAGGCTACCGAAACCGCTAGTGGTGGCAACACGTGCGTTGGAGGACACTGTTACAGGATGGTCTTCGTGGTTATGGCAATTGCATGCATCATAGGATTCGGTCTTGATGTTTGGCTTTCTGTTAGAACCAAAAGCATTTATTCCAAGATTTATGCTACCAGAAAAACGAAGAAATCGTTTAATGGCCTATCGTAA